In Mercurialis annua linkage group LG6, ddMerAnnu1.2, whole genome shotgun sequence, the following are encoded in one genomic region:
- the LOC126653658 gene encoding plasma membrane ATPase 1 has protein sequence MAEKSVALDAVIKEAVDLENIPIEEVFDHLKCTKGGLSSDAVKARLDLFGYNKLEEKKESKVLKFLGFMWNPLSWVMEAAAIMAIALAHGGGKGADYHDFVGIVVLLVINSTISFIEENNAGNAAAALMARLAPKAKVLRDGKWSEEDASVLVPGDIVSIKLGDIVPADARLLEGDPLKIDQSSLTGESLPVTKNPGDGVYSGSTCKQGEIEAVVIATGVHTFFGKAAHLVENTTHVGHFQKVLTAIGNFCICSIALGMVIEIIVIYGLQERGYRVGIDNLLVLLIGGIPIAMPTVLSVTMAIGSHRLSQQGAITKRMTAIEEMAGMDVLCSDKTGTLTLNKLTVDKNMIEVFAKGVDSDMVVLMAARAARLENQDAIDCAIVSMLGDPKEARAGIKEIHFLPFNPTDKRTALTYTDAAGKMHRVSKGAIEQIVNLAHNKSEIEKRVHAIVDKFAERGLRSLAVARQEVPAGTKESPGGPWEFVGILPLFDPPRHDSAETIRRALDLGVSVKMITGDQLAIGKETGRRLGMGTNMYPSSALLGEGKNEASASLPIDELIEKADGFAGVFPEHKYEIVRRLQGRKHICGMTGDGVNDAPALKKADIGIAVADSTDAARSASDIVLTEPGLSVIISAVLTSRAIFQRMKNYTIYAVSITIRIVLGFMLLTCFWKFDFPPFMVLVIAILNDGTIMTISKDRVKPSPLPDSWKLSEIFATGVVLGSYMALTTVIFFWAAYETNFFPKHFGVRTFNQHEFNMSDKQTADKLQQQLASAVYLQVSTISQALIFVTRSRGWSFTERPGLLLVGAFIVAQLVASVISAEANWKFAGIKSIGWGWTGVIWLFNIVTYVFLDPIKFAVRYGLSGKAWGLVVDQRTAFTSKKDFGREAREAAWAAEQRTLHGLQSADTRGFSEKNSNFKEISVMAEEAKRRAEIARMRELRTLKGKVESFAKLRGLDIDAMNQHYTL, from the exons ATGGCTGAAAAATCGGTTGCTCTTGATGCTGTGATTAAGGAAGCTGTTGATTTg GAAAATATACCTATAGAAGAAGTTTTTGATCATCTCAAATGTACGAAAGGCGGTTTGAGCTCGGACGCAGTTAAAGCAAGATTGGATCTGTTTGGATACAACAAGCTTGAAGAGAAAAAG GAGAGTAAAGTATTGAAGTTTTTGGGGTTTATGTGGAATCCTCTGTCATGGGTTATGGAAGCTGCAGCCATCATGGCCATTGCTCTTGCACATGGAGGG GGAAAAGGTGCTGACTATCATGATTTTGTTGGTATTGTGGTGTTACTTGTGATAAACTCCACCATCAGTTTCATAGAGGAAAACAATGCTGGAAATGCAGCTGCTGCACTTATGGCTCGCTTGGCACCAAAAGCCAAGGTCCTGCGCGATGGGAAGTGGAGTGAGGAAGATGCTTCCGTGTTGGTTCCCGGAGACATTGTCAGTATCAAACTTGGCGATATTGTTCCTGCTGATGCACGTCTTCTCGAAGGAGATCCTTTGAAGATTGATCAG TCTTCTCTTACAGGAGAATCGCTTCCTGTAACCAAAAATCCTGGTGATGGAGTTTACTCAGGTTCAACGTGCAAGCAGGGCGAAATTGAAGCTGTTGTTATTGCAACTGGAGTTCACACATTTTTCGGAAAGGCAGCTCATCTTGTCGAAAACACTACACATGTTGGCCATTTCCAGAAG GTTTTAACAGCAATTGGAAACTTCTGCATTTGCTCTATTGCACTTGGGATGGTAATTGAAATCATTGTTATATATGGGCTTCAAGAGAGGGGATACCGTGTTGGCATAGATAATCTACTCGTTTTACTGATTGGTGGGATCCCAATTGCAATGCCAACTGTTCTTTCTGTCACAATGGCCATTGGTTCCCACCGCTTGTCTCAGCAG GGTGCAATTACAAAGAGAATGACCGCCATTGAAGAAATGGCGGGAATGGATGTACTTTGCAGTGACAAAACAGGAACATTGACGCTTAATAAGCTTACAGTCGACAAAAACATGATCGAG GTTTTTGCCAAAGGTGTTGACAGCGATATGGTTGTGCTTATGGCTGCAAGAGCCGCGAGGTTGGAGAATCAGGATGCCATTGATTGTGCCATTGTTTCAATGCTCGGAGACCCTAAGGAG GCACGCGCTGGAATCAAAGAAATTCACTTCCTTCCATTTAATCCGACTGACAAACGGACTGCACTTACATACACAGATGCTGCTGGTAAAATGCATAGAGTCAGCAAAGGTGCAATAGAGCAG ATTGTCAATCTGGCACACAATAAATCAGAAATAGAGAAAAGGGTACACGCAATAGTCGACAAGTTTGCAGAGCGTGGACTTAGATCCCTTGCAGTTGCTCGCCAG GAAGTTCCTGCTGGCACCAAAGAAAGTCCAGGTGGCCCATGGGAATTCGTCGGGATTCTTCCTCTATTCGACCCTCCACGCCATGACAGTGCTGAAACAATCAGAAGAGCTTTGGATCTTGGAGTTAGCGTCAAAATGATCACCG GTGACCAACTTGCAATTGGCAAGGAAACTGGAAGGAGGCTCGGAATGGGCACAAATATGTATCCTTCATCGGCTCTTCTCGGTGAAGGAAAGAACGAAGCATCTGCATCACTTCCGATTGATGAGCTCATTGAGAAAGCTGATGGTTTTGCCGGAGTATTCCCCG AGCACAAGTATGAGATTGTTAGGAGACTACAAGGCAGAAAGCACATATGTGGAATGACTGGTGATGGTGTGAATGATGCACCTGCCTTGAAGAAAGCTGACATAGGAATTGCTGTAGCAGATTCTACGGATGCTGCAAGAAGTGCCTCTGACATAGTTCTTACAGAACCTGGGCTGAGTGTTATCATTAGTGCTGTCTTAACAAGTCGTGCAATCTTCCAGAGGATGAAAAACTACACG ATATATGCAGTTTCTATCACAATCCGTATTGTG CTCGGTTTTATGTTGCTGACTTGCTTCTGGAAGTTCGACTTTCCTCCTTTCATGGTTCTTGTCATTGCTATCCTTAATGATG GTACTATCATGACCATATCCAAAGACAGAGTCAAGCCTTCTCCACTTCCTGACAGTTGGAAGCTGAGTGAAATTTTTGCAACTGGCGTTGTTCTTGGTAGTTACATGGCTCTAACGACCGTCATTTTCTTCTGGGCGGCATATGAGACCAACTTCTTTCCG AAACATTTTGGTGTCAGGACTTTCAACCAGCACGAATTTAACATGTCGGATAAACAGACAGCCGACAAGCTTCAACAACAATTAGCCTCAGCAGTATACCTTCAAGTCAGCACTATTAGCCAGGCACTTATATTTGTTACGCGTTCCAGAGGCTGGTCGTTCACAGAACGTCCCGGCCTTCTGCTTGTCGGCGCCTTCATAGTTGCCCAACTG GTTGCATCAGTGATCTCTGCAGAAGCAAACTGGAAATTTGCTGGAATCAAAAGCATAGGTTGGGGATGGACCGGTGTGATATGGCTGTTCAACATTGTGACATATGTATTTCTTGATCCAATCAAATTCGCAGTGCGGTATGGTCTCAGTGGAAAAGCTTGGGGTCTGGTGGTAGACCAAAGG ACTGCTTTCACAAGCAAAAAGGATTTCGGGAGGGAAGCTCGAGAAGCAGCATGGGCAGCTGAGCAGAGAACACTTCATGGGCTGCAATCTGCTGATACAAGAGGGTTTTCTGAAAAGAACAGTAATTTTAAAGAAATCAGTGTCATGGCAGAAGAAGCTAAAAGGCGTGCAGAGATTGCTAG GATGAGGGAGCTTCGCACCCTGAAGGGAAAGGTGGAGTCTTTTGCCAAGTTAAGAGGGTTGGATATAGATGCCATGAACCAGCATTACACACTCTAA